Within Calditrichota bacterium, the genomic segment GGTTATTTCTGAAATCCGCTTTTCCACCGTTGACGGTACCGAAATGGTGTGCGAACTCAACAAATCCTTTCCGGACAGTCAAGTGATTGTTCTAAGTGCTTATTACAGCGAAAAAACCCTGCACGATTTAAAAGAAGCCGGTGTGGCAACCATTCTGGAAAAACCCGTTCAAATGGAAAAATTAAGACATGAATTAGAAAGGAGAACCCAAAAATGAATCGTTTAAAAAGCAGTCTTTTAATATCCCTTATCTTATTTTTAATATCCACGGTCTCCGCTTTTTCGCAAACGTCCCCGGCAGAATCACTGTCGAGCGTGCGCGAATCGGCTGCTCTTTTACAGCGCCATGTGGAACAGGTGCCCGTCCCCCTTGTTTTGACCACACCGCACGCGGCTCTTTTGGAAGAACTTCACCAAAAATGGATTAACCAGAATTGGCAGGACGACAAGAAAACGACCTACTCGTACAATACGAAAGGCCAACTGGGCGAGGAATTAACCCGGAAATATGTAAACAATCAGTGGGAAAATGACACCAAAATAACCTATGTATTTGACTCAAATAACAATCTGACCGTAATGTCCATGTATAAGTGGAATAACGGTACATGGGAAGGATTCATCAAATCGGAAGGCAAATATGACGCGGACCATAATCCGATCGAAATCATTACTTACAAAATGGAAAACGGGGTCTGGAAGCGCTTCTTGAAAACCACCACCACGATTAACTCGGACAAACTGCCGGACACCCTGCTTATGCAAATGTGGGTAGGCAATGCCTGGATGGATG encodes:
- a CDS encoding response regulator — protein: MHKHLVIIDEDSSLAHGIAQALRFEFEDISVLQNPLNARSLIQRFRPAVVISEIRFSTVDGTEMVCELNKSFPDSQVIVLSAYYSEKTLHDLKEAGVATILEKPVQMEKLRHELERRTQK